From Solanum lycopersicum chromosome 8, SLM_r2.1, the proteins below share one genomic window:
- the LOC101251211 gene encoding zinc finger protein AZF1-like → MNNFRREKLESQKHSYNLRTSSNRLMLENNRSTSDHVDVEKSEYYFFGHDVKEKQHCSREEEEDLANCLVMLSNKSYDLCDNNNKEAKNKAKEVEKGMFQCKGCNKIFSSHQALGGHRASHKKVKGCYAAKLNDNIKDDDDNNNDDDDNDINHEDSMISPSDLILHQEYNDFQSQSPTSSNSFSRKRSRVHQYLICHRVFSSGQALGGHKRCHWLTSSLPETTFIPAFQEFQYHNQEQLLYNKPLFINSHRPLDLNFPIQLGNPIEVGLKLHNDTFEHEGPRSQLQLWKDDINQNQNHNYKDFLCRDENRKVKEAKLSNLKDVNLDKCSSWLQVGIGPTPDILATL, encoded by the coding sequence ATGAATAATTTTAGAAGGGAAAAATTGGAGAGTCAAAAACACTCGTACAATCTACGTACTAGTTCCAATCGATTAATGTTAGAGAATAATCGATCAACAAGTGATCATGTAGATGTTGAGAAATcggaatattatttttttggtcatGATGTTAAGGAGAAACAACATTGTtcaagagaagaagaagaagatctagCGAATTGTTTAGTTATGTTATCGAACAAATCTTATGATTTGTGCGATAACAATAACAAGGAGGCCAAAAACAAGGCTAAAGAAGTGGAAAAGGGAATGTTTCAATGTAAAGGatgtaataaaatttttagttCTCACCAAGCTTTAGGGGGACATAGAGCGAGTCATAAGAAAGTTAAAGGGTGTTATGCTGCAAAACTCAATGACAATATTAAAGATGATGACGACAACAAcaacgatgatgatgataatgacaTTAATCATGAAGACTCAATGATCTCTCCTAGTGATTTGATTTTGCATCAAGAATATAACGATTTTCAATCTCAATCTCCAACATCATCAAACTCATTTTCAAGAAAGAGATCAAGGGTTCATCAATACTTGATTTGCCATAGAGTCTTTTCATCTGGACAAGCCTTGGGCGGACACAAAAGGTGTCATTGGCTAACATCGAGTTTGCCAGAGACTACCTTTATACCTGCTTTTCAAGAATTTCAATATCACAACCAAGAACAATTACTATACAACAAGCCTTTATTTATCAACTCTCATCGACCACTAGACCTAAATTTTCCAATACAACTAGGCAATCCAATTGAAGTGGGCTTGAAACTACACAATGATACATTTGAACATGAAGGCCCAAGAAGCCAACTCCAACTATGGAAAGACGATattaatcaaaatcaaaatcataactACAAAGATTTTTTGTGTAGGGATGAAAATAGGAAAGTCAAAGAAGCAAAATTGAGTAACCTAAAAGATGTGAATTTGGATAAATGCTCTTCTTGGTTACAAGTAGGAATTGGTCCAACTCCTGATATTTTAGCAACCCTATAA